In a genomic window of Actinomadura rubteroloni:
- the murA gene encoding UDP-N-acetylglucosamine 1-carboxyvinyltransferase, with translation MTDKLWEIEPSGPLRGDVTVRGAKNAVSKHMVAAMLGSEPSTIRNTPDVGEVGITAAMLEHLGTSVERSGDEITLVPGDVVEPNVPKAFTGLNRIPILMLGPLLHRAGEAFVPLVGGDPIGRRPVDFHVDALRAFGAEVTLAADGIHARAKRLVGTRIELPYPSVGATETVLLAAVLAQGKTVIRNAATEPEITELALFLQRMGARISFSPDRRIVVEGVERLGGAQTRLGGDRIEAFSYLVAGLVTGGEVRVHGCAQDRLVTPITTLARMGARFQITDDWIMASAPEGLLPAAVQTDTHPGFATDWQTPLMVLFTQADGMSVLHETVYENRLAYVPALQSMGAEIEVYDTCLGGPACRYHDTGARHSAVVRGVSKLRGGDVTMPDIRAGFSAVLAAAVAEGPSTLRGVHHIERGYHRPVEQFRELGLSLRAR, from the coding sequence GTGACTGACAAGCTGTGGGAGATCGAACCGTCCGGGCCCCTGCGCGGTGACGTCACTGTGCGCGGGGCGAAGAACGCTGTCAGCAAGCACATGGTCGCGGCCATGCTCGGGAGCGAGCCCAGCACGATCCGCAATACGCCTGACGTGGGTGAAGTCGGGATCACTGCGGCGATGCTGGAGCATCTCGGGACCTCGGTGGAGCGTTCCGGGGACGAGATCACGCTCGTCCCTGGTGACGTCGTCGAGCCGAATGTGCCCAAGGCGTTCACCGGGCTCAACCGGATCCCGATTCTGATGCTCGGTCCGTTGCTGCATCGTGCGGGTGAGGCGTTCGTGCCGCTCGTGGGCGGGGATCCGATCGGGCGGCGGCCCGTCGACTTCCATGTGGACGCGCTGCGGGCGTTCGGGGCCGAGGTCACGCTGGCCGCTGACGGCATTCATGCGCGTGCCAAGCGGCTTGTCGGGACGCGTATCGAACTGCCGTACCCGAGCGTCGGGGCGACCGAGACGGTTCTGCTGGCCGCCGTGCTCGCGCAGGGCAAGACCGTCATCCGCAACGCCGCCACCGAGCCGGAGATCACCGAGCTGGCGCTGTTCCTGCAGCGGATGGGCGCGCGGATCTCGTTCAGCCCGGACCGGCGCATCGTCGTCGAGGGCGTGGAGCGGCTGGGCGGCGCGCAGACGCGGCTCGGCGGGGACCGGATCGAGGCGTTCTCCTACCTTGTGGCGGGGCTTGTCACGGGGGGCGAGGTGCGTGTCCACGGGTGCGCGCAGGACCGGCTCGTCACGCCGATCACGACGCTCGCGCGGATGGGCGCGCGGTTCCAGATCACCGACGACTGGATCATGGCGTCGGCGCCGGAGGGGCTGCTGCCCGCCGCCGTCCAGACCGACACGCACCCCGGGTTCGCCACGGACTGGCAGACGCCGCTGATGGTCCTGTTCACGCAGGCGGACGGCATGTCCGTGCTGCACGAGACCGTCTATGAGAACCGGCTCGCCTACGTCCCCGCGCTCCAGAGCATGGGCGCGGAGATCGAGGTGTACGACACGTGCCTCGGCGGGCCGGCGTGCCGGTACCACGACACGGGCGCGCGGCATTCGGCGGTCGTCCGGGGCGTCAGCAAGCTGCGCGGCGGCGACGTGACGATGCCGGACATCCGCGCGGGGTTCTCCGCCGTGCTCGCCGCCGCCGTGGCGGAGGGGCCGTCGACGTTGCGGGGCGTCCACCACATCGAGCGCGGCTACCACCGTCCGGTCGAGCAGTTCCGTGAGCTCGGGCTGAGCCTGCGCGCCCGCTGA
- a CDS encoding GntR family transcriptional regulator, protein MIHADGPQPKYLQLRAILLELIEQERLPVNAPVPSERELCRRFGVSRMTVRQAVDQLVAEDRLRRIPGKGTFVARPKVQMPKELVSFTEDMRARGLRPASKVLGARTVPADARLARLFGADPGTPVHQIERLRLADDEPMAVEKSCILASLAPGLLDGGVSDRSLFAVLAEDHGIVLDAGEQTIEAGPVEADEAGLLGVAPGSAVFFLLQRTFSRDVCVEVATATYRADRYRIHLGLEPRGHGPGDWRPR, encoded by the coding sequence GTGATCCATGCCGACGGCCCCCAGCCGAAGTACCTTCAGCTCCGCGCGATCCTGCTGGAGCTGATCGAGCAGGAGCGCCTGCCGGTGAACGCGCCCGTCCCGTCCGAGCGGGAGCTGTGCCGCCGGTTCGGGGTGTCGCGGATGACGGTCCGGCAGGCGGTCGACCAGCTCGTCGCCGAGGACCGGCTGCGCCGCATCCCGGGCAAGGGGACGTTCGTCGCGCGCCCCAAGGTGCAGATGCCGAAAGAGCTGGTGTCGTTCACCGAGGACATGCGGGCGCGGGGGCTGCGGCCCGCGTCCAAGGTGCTCGGCGCGCGGACGGTCCCGGCGGACGCGCGGCTGGCGCGGCTGTTCGGCGCCGACCCGGGCACGCCCGTCCACCAGATCGAGCGGCTGCGGCTCGCCGACGACGAGCCGATGGCCGTCGAGAAGTCCTGCATCCTCGCGTCGCTCGCGCCGGGCCTGCTGGACGGCGGCGTCTCCGACCGGTCGCTGTTCGCGGTCCTGGCGGAGGACCACGGGATCGTCTTGGACGCGGGCGAGCAGACGATCGAGGCCGGCCCGGTCGAGGCCGACGAGGCGGGGCTCCTCGGCGTCGCGCCGGGCAGCGCCGTGTTCTTCCTGCTCCAGCGCACCTTCAGCCGGGACGTCTGCGTCGAAGTGGCGACCGCCACCTACCGCGCCGACCGGTACCGCATCCATCTCGGTCTCGAACCGCGAGGTCACGGGCCGGGGGACTGGCGTCCGCGCTGA
- a CDS encoding FAD-dependent monooxygenase, whose protein sequence is MPENVLIAGAGPTGLLLAGDLAAAGVDVTVLERRVGPSELTRAFAVHARTLELFDMRGIADALLRTGRRVRQIRFFGHVGIDLSGLPGRFPFVLVTPQYETERVLRDRAVAAGARFQEGVEVTGLRQDAEGVAVHVRTADGTTGVRRAAYAVGADGAHSAVRAALGLPFGGTSAAREVMLADVRLDAEPEEIFQFGVGRDVFAVIVPFGDGWYRAVAWDDDDRAAGTGEVDLDALRAALRKAHGTDFGLGAARWTSRYSTDERQVPRYRAGRVLLAGDAAHVHSPVGGQGMNIGLHDAANLAWRLAAVLRGHAPDTLLDGYHAERHPVGRQIVAGTGALMRLLLARSPVLRAARPVLVRAAALPPIRRRVALVASGLATAYPAPRGTHPLTGRRAPDVPLARGAGRLFEALRDGTFVLVAAADDPALGYLVEQRWPGRVRYAVAGGRTRATVLVRPDGHIAWATDETAPDARAAAVRDALAGWAGPPAGTAAPAGQNRWLSRP, encoded by the coding sequence ATGCCGGAGAACGTGCTGATCGCGGGGGCCGGGCCGACCGGGCTGCTGCTGGCGGGCGATCTCGCCGCGGCGGGCGTGGACGTCACCGTCCTGGAGCGGCGGGTGGGGCCGTCGGAGCTGACCCGGGCGTTCGCCGTCCACGCGCGGACGCTGGAGCTGTTCGACATGCGCGGGATCGCGGACGCGCTGCTGCGCACCGGCCGCCGCGTCCGGCAGATCCGATTCTTCGGGCATGTCGGCATTGACCTGTCCGGGCTGCCGGGACGGTTCCCGTTCGTCCTCGTCACCCCGCAGTACGAGACCGAGCGCGTCCTGCGCGACCGGGCCGTCGCGGCGGGCGCGCGGTTCCAGGAAGGCGTGGAGGTGACCGGGCTGCGGCAGGATGCCGAGGGCGTCGCGGTGCACGTCCGGACGGCCGACGGGACGACCGGGGTCCGCAGGGCCGCCTACGCGGTCGGCGCGGACGGAGCGCACAGCGCGGTCCGCGCGGCGCTGGGCCTGCCGTTCGGCGGGACGTCCGCCGCCCGCGAGGTGATGCTCGCCGACGTCCGGCTCGACGCGGAACCCGAAGAGATCTTCCAGTTCGGCGTGGGACGGGACGTGTTCGCCGTGATCGTCCCGTTCGGCGACGGCTGGTACCGCGCGGTCGCGTGGGACGACGACGACCGGGCGGCCGGCACCGGCGAGGTCGACCTGGACGCGCTGCGCGCCGCCCTCCGCAAGGCCCACGGCACCGACTTCGGGCTCGGCGCGGCGCGCTGGACGTCCCGGTACAGCACCGACGAACGCCAGGTCCCCCGCTACCGGGCGGGCCGGGTGCTGCTCGCGGGCGACGCCGCCCACGTCCACTCCCCGGTGGGCGGGCAGGGCATGAACATCGGCCTGCACGACGCCGCGAACCTCGCCTGGCGGCTCGCCGCCGTGCTGCGCGGCCACGCCCCCGACACGCTCCTGGACGGCTACCACGCCGAGCGCCACCCGGTCGGGCGCCAGATCGTCGCCGGGACGGGCGCGCTGATGCGGCTGCTGCTGGCCCGGTCGCCCGTCCTGCGCGCGGCGCGGCCGGTGCTGGTCCGCGCGGCGGCGCTGCCGCCGATCCGGCGGCGGGTCGCGCTGGTCGCGTCCGGGCTCGCCACCGCCTACCCGGCGCCGCGCGGGACGCATCCGCTCACCGGCCGCCGCGCGCCGGACGTGCCGCTGGCGCGCGGCGCCGGACGGCTGTTCGAGGCGCTGCGCGACGGGACGTTCGTCCTGGTCGCCGCCGCTGACGACCCCGCGCTCGGCTACCTGGTGGAGCAGCGCTGGCCGGGCCGCGTCCGGTACGCCGTCGCGGGCGGCCGGACGCGCGCGACCGTGCTCGTCCGGCCCGACGGCCACATCGCGTGGGCGACGGACGAGACCGCGCCGGACGCCAGGGCCGCCGCCGTCCGCGACGCGCTCGCCGGCTGGGCCGGACCGCCCGCCGGGACGGCGGCTCCGGCGGGTCAGAACCGGTGGCTCTCCCGGCCGTAG
- a CDS encoding DUF2795 domain-containing protein → MGEQQTGKHGPQLDDELERETRGMVTGGHATHADEFRETEPVSDDAVWDPAARPDPAQPDDLQSGSPPGMSTADVDRRSALARVLTGVRYPAYPDELLAHIGADAPDAAAESLADLPDRPYENLADIAEELGYGRESHRF, encoded by the coding sequence ATGGGCGAGCAGCAGACCGGCAAGCACGGCCCCCAGCTCGACGACGAGCTGGAGCGCGAGACCCGCGGCATGGTGACCGGCGGGCACGCCACGCACGCCGACGAGTTCAGGGAGACCGAGCCCGTCTCCGACGACGCCGTCTGGGATCCGGCGGCACGGCCCGACCCGGCGCAGCCCGACGACCTGCAGAGCGGATCGCCGCCCGGCATGAGCACCGCCGACGTCGACCGGCGCAGCGCCCTCGCGCGCGTGCTGACAGGCGTCCGCTACCCGGCGTATCCGGACGAACTCCTGGCGCACATCGGCGCCGACGCGCCCGACGCGGCGGCCGAGAGCCTCGCCGACCTGCCCGACCGGCCGTACGAGAACCTCGCCGACATCGCCGAGGAACTCGGCTACGGCCGGGAGAGCCACCGGTTCTGA
- a CDS encoding cytochrome P450 family protein, which translates to MEPLTPDEPAHPPLARLAVEPLLTGAGEARHTAFHDDLRARYGPVAPVDAGGVPAWLVLGYPQMLDVLRDARGVWSKDPAAWREREGGRVPADWPHAPQAATGSALFADGAALDRLRAAWAAALAVLQDRKRPEARALERGVARDADELITALVRTHGATGTADLAAGYARPLALLATLRLLGLPDGVRADLAVLLGEGPDASAAAERVAAAVRERCAQAREARGADLASLLHAADPGLTADELAGEAMLAVRWVGGHTGALICSTILEASGDGAGSAGGLLPEAVNRAALHAPPASYLTFRCPRSGVRLGRYHLAAGDPVLLSTAAAHADPSFAGGLPADAVHSSRAHLAWGAGPHACLGRDLATGLAVLAVERLAAALPVLRPAVPRDELEWRATPLVLAPRELPMRYEAAVDPGADAAGAADPEPSPRPSRRRLRLPRRSRDA; encoded by the coding sequence ATGGAGCCACTGACGCCGGACGAACCGGCCCACCCCCCGCTCGCCCGGCTGGCCGTCGAACCGCTGCTCACGGGCGCGGGAGAGGCGCGGCACACCGCGTTCCACGACGATCTGCGCGCCCGCTACGGGCCCGTCGCCCCGGTGGACGCGGGCGGGGTGCCGGCGTGGCTCGTCCTCGGCTACCCGCAGATGCTCGACGTCCTGCGCGACGCGCGCGGCGTCTGGAGCAAGGACCCCGCCGCGTGGCGGGAGCGTGAGGGCGGCCGCGTCCCGGCGGACTGGCCGCACGCCCCGCAAGCGGCGACCGGCTCGGCGCTGTTCGCCGACGGCGCCGCCCTGGACCGGCTGCGCGCCGCGTGGGCCGCCGCGCTCGCGGTGCTCCAGGACCGCAAGCGCCCCGAGGCACGGGCGCTGGAACGCGGCGTCGCGCGGGACGCCGACGAGCTGATCACCGCGCTCGTCCGGACGCACGGCGCCACCGGCACCGCCGACCTCGCCGCCGGGTACGCGCGTCCGCTTGCGCTGCTGGCGACGCTCCGGCTGCTCGGGCTGCCCGACGGCGTGCGCGCCGACCTCGCCGTCCTGCTCGGCGAGGGCCCGGACGCGTCCGCGGCCGCCGAGCGGGTCGCCGCCGCCGTCCGGGAGCGGTGCGCGCAGGCGAGGGAAGCGCGCGGCGCGGACCTGGCGTCGCTCCTGCACGCCGCCGACCCGGGCCTGACCGCCGACGAGCTGGCCGGGGAGGCGATGCTCGCCGTCCGGTGGGTCGGCGGGCACACCGGCGCGCTGATCTGCTCGACGATCCTGGAGGCGTCCGGGGACGGCGCGGGCTCGGCGGGCGGGCTGCTCCCCGAGGCCGTCAACCGGGCGGCGCTGCACGCTCCCCCGGCGTCCTACCTGACGTTCCGCTGCCCGCGCTCAGGCGTCCGGCTCGGCCGCTACCACCTCGCCGCGGGCGACCCGGTGCTGCTGTCGACGGCCGCCGCGCACGCCGACCCGTCGTTCGCCGGGGGCCTGCCCGCCGACGCCGTCCACAGCTCCCGCGCGCACCTGGCGTGGGGCGCGGGGCCGCACGCCTGCCTCGGCCGCGACCTGGCGACGGGCCTCGCCGTCCTCGCCGTGGAACGGCTCGCGGCGGCGCTGCCGGTGCTGCGGCCCGCCGTGCCGCGCGACGAGCTGGAGTGGCGGGCGACACCGCTCGTCCTCGCGCCCCGGGAACTGCCGATGCGCTACGAGGCCGCCGTGGACCCCGGCGCGGACGCCGCCGGGGCGGCCGATCCCGAGCCGTCGCCGCGCCCGTCCCGGCGCCGCCTGCGCCTGCCCCGCAGGAGCCGGGACGCCTGA
- a CDS encoding DUF5302 domain-containing protein, which produces MADSTDDNGGPEELKKRFREALERKRGAAADRQGAGGGKGGKVRGAHERADHQRQFRRKSG; this is translated from the coding sequence ATGGCCGATTCGACCGACGACAACGGCGGCCCGGAAGAGCTGAAGAAGCGGTTCCGGGAGGCTCTGGAGCGCAAACGCGGCGCCGCGGCGGACCGGCAGGGCGCCGGCGGCGGGAAGGGCGGCAAGGTGCGCGGGGCGCACGAGCGCGCCGACCACCAGCGCCAGTTCCGCCGCAAGAGCGGCTGA
- a CDS encoding pyridoxamine 5'-phosphate oxidase family protein, whose amino-acid sequence MSDPAEITSPDDLRALLGAPKPRAVSKERVVLHPRDREWLAASPFCVLATSAADGSCDASPKGDPSGFVHVVDDTTIAVPERPGNRRADGYLNILANPHVGLISLIPGRSETLRINGRARLLRDAPYFDQMIVKGHRPILAVEIEIEQIFFHCAKAFLRSELWKPATWRPDVLPSHARLVKEVQTTPESVEELERYYGAAYSEQLYRQ is encoded by the coding sequence GTGTCCGATCCGGCCGAGATCACCTCGCCCGACGACCTCCGCGCGCTGCTCGGCGCGCCCAAGCCCCGCGCGGTGTCCAAGGAGCGCGTCGTCCTGCACCCGCGCGACCGCGAATGGCTCGCCGCGTCGCCGTTCTGCGTCCTCGCCACCAGCGCCGCCGACGGCTCCTGCGACGCGTCCCCCAAGGGCGATCCGTCCGGCTTCGTCCATGTGGTGGACGACACGACGATCGCCGTCCCCGAGCGTCCCGGCAACCGGCGGGCCGACGGCTACCTGAACATCCTCGCCAACCCGCACGTCGGGCTGATCTCGCTCATCCCCGGCCGCTCGGAGACACTGCGGATCAACGGCCGCGCGCGGCTGCTGCGCGACGCCCCCTACTTCGACCAGATGATCGTCAAGGGCCACCGGCCGATCCTGGCGGTGGAGATCGAGATCGAGCAGATCTTCTTCCACTGCGCGAAGGCGTTCCTGCGCTCGGAACTCTGGAAGCCCGCGACCTGGCGGCCGGACGTGCTGCCGTCCCACGCCCGCCTGGTCAAGGAGGTCCAGACGACCCCCGAGTCGGTGGAGGAGCTGGAGCGCTACTACGGCGCCGCCTACTCCGAGCAGCTCTACCGGCAGTGA